A section of the Paenibacillus odorifer genome encodes:
- a CDS encoding serine hydrolase domain-containing protein: MLTPMKKRLIAGLTLLAIISAGLGASLVFPGKQASAETKMGQTALPAAQIEASAKLDDTAGLTSFVDGIMEKDMNRLQIPGAVISIVKDGKIILAKGYGSSNLEEAAPVDPTTSMFRIASTTKLFTWTAVMQLVEQGKIDLDTDINTYLKSVKIPATYPEPITMRHLMTHTAGFEEGGVGYQITTDPAKLPGSISEALNKHMLARVSPPPRQRPPSSSHR; this comes from the coding sequence ATGTTAACACCTATGAAAAAAAGGCTGATCGCTGGTCTGACTCTATTGGCTATAATTAGTGCCGGCTTAGGCGCAAGCTTGGTATTTCCCGGGAAACAGGCCTCGGCTGAGACCAAAATGGGTCAAACCGCGCTACCGGCAGCTCAAATTGAAGCATCTGCCAAGCTCGATGATACCGCAGGACTGACTAGCTTCGTTGATGGAATTATGGAAAAAGATATGAACCGGCTGCAAATTCCGGGAGCGGTTATCTCCATTGTAAAAGACGGCAAGATTATTTTAGCCAAAGGTTATGGCAGTTCCAATCTGGAAGAAGCGGCACCGGTTGATCCGACAACCAGCATGTTTCGAATCGCTTCAACAACAAAGCTGTTCACCTGGACAGCGGTGATGCAACTGGTCGAACAAGGCAAGATAGATCTGGACACTGATATTAACACCTACCTGAAATCAGTGAAGATCCCTGCTACTTATCCTGAGCCGATCACGATGCGCCATTTGATGACACATACAGCGGGGTTTGAAGAGGGTGGAGTGGGTTATCAAATCACTACCGACCCTGCCAAATTGCCGGGATCAATCTCGGAAGCACTCAATAAGCATATGCTGGCACGGGTAAGCCCCCCCCCCCGGCAGCGCCCACCCAGCAGTTCCCACAGATAA
- a CDS encoding cache domain-containing sensor histidine kinase: MNVKKFYQNHLQKKLFNKILAIYSSIIIITLIASSITVYKYYEQTITRQHVDANREVLDYVSLYMNQQYESIQVAIQQIYSDASVSEDLSYFLQNDYGDYLKYRLDQYADIGSSVPHTFDTYFKTYLNQKNGIYDVILYSTEKEFYYLYKNNTRQFYLSDMDGPKQKLSLPKNGWVSHETKLVLKEIREDNNNLYTMTREIKDPITLKTIGMLIVDFDAELISKWLGTKVTENNGQLLVLTPSGDVIYDSLGRYMGQRYPHIDALHTDGWTTLDEISKVNLNTTNSSGLIMAGIIQKSQVNNEMKTVRTWIIGITTALIITAMSFTYGIILRFSKKVKIIVKSMKRLQEGDLSTRIHLNREDELQLIANNFNYMCERLELYINKVYISELTQKNAELVALQSQINPHFLYNTLEAIRMRAITQGAKDVGQMIYILSTLFRTMIKKSMVVTISDEIEYCNLYLELFQIRHKDRLQIESQISPAAMNCSIVKLLIQPVIENYIVHGFRPDRFGNLIRIEVTESGGEIQIAISDNGNGITPSKLTELQQMLQVSMRMDEPPSSVGLCNVNERIKLYYGTEYGLTIASEVNKGTIVIMNIPVVRESTNNAQYTYRG, encoded by the coding sequence TTGAATGTAAAGAAATTTTATCAAAACCATTTGCAGAAAAAACTGTTCAATAAAATATTAGCTATATACTCTTCAATCATCATAATTACGTTAATAGCCTCTTCCATTACCGTATATAAATACTATGAACAGACGATCACTCGCCAACATGTAGATGCCAATCGGGAGGTGCTGGATTATGTAAGTTTGTATATGAATCAGCAGTACGAAAGCATCCAAGTGGCTATCCAGCAAATATATAGCGATGCCTCTGTCAGTGAGGATTTATCCTACTTTTTGCAAAATGATTATGGGGATTATCTTAAATACCGTTTAGATCAATATGCAGACATAGGGAGCTCCGTTCCTCATACGTTCGATACGTATTTCAAAACCTATTTGAATCAGAAAAATGGGATTTATGACGTTATTTTGTACAGCACAGAGAAAGAATTTTATTATTTATATAAAAATAATACCCGACAATTCTATTTGAGCGACATGGACGGTCCTAAGCAAAAATTATCCTTACCGAAGAATGGCTGGGTCTCGCATGAAACCAAATTAGTGCTTAAGGAAATAAGAGAAGACAATAACAATTTGTATACAATGACTAGGGAGATTAAAGATCCGATTACACTGAAAACGATCGGTATGCTCATAGTAGATTTTGACGCGGAACTTATTTCAAAATGGCTTGGCACAAAAGTTACAGAAAATAATGGTCAATTGTTGGTCTTAACCCCAAGCGGTGACGTTATATATGATTCATTGGGAAGGTATATGGGACAGCGATATCCACATATCGATGCGCTTCATACGGATGGCTGGACAACACTGGATGAGATCTCCAAGGTTAACTTAAATACAACGAACAGCTCAGGTCTTATTATGGCAGGGATCATTCAGAAGTCACAGGTCAACAACGAAATGAAAACGGTTCGAACTTGGATTATCGGGATTACCACAGCGCTTATTATTACTGCAATGTCTTTTACATACGGAATTATTTTACGTTTTTCTAAAAAAGTGAAGATCATTGTCAAATCTATGAAGCGCTTACAGGAAGGTGATTTGAGCACACGTATTCACCTTAATCGAGAAGATGAATTGCAGCTAATTGCCAACAATTTTAACTATATGTGTGAAAGACTAGAACTCTATATTAACAAAGTGTATATTTCGGAGCTTACCCAGAAAAATGCTGAGCTAGTTGCACTTCAATCACAGATTAATCCACATTTTTTATATAACACACTTGAGGCGATTAGGATGCGGGCAATTACGCAAGGAGCGAAGGATGTAGGTCAGATGATTTACATTTTATCGACATTATTTCGAACGATGATTAAGAAAAGCATGGTCGTTACAATATCTGATGAGATTGAATATTGTAATTTGTATCTGGAGTTGTTCCAGATTAGACATAAAGATAGGCTCCAAATCGAATCACAAATAAGTCCAGCTGCCATGAATTGTTCTATCGTTAAATTGCTTATTCAACCGGTTATTGAAAATTATATTGTTCACGGATTTAGACCTGACCGTTTTGGCAATCTCATCCGTATTGAAGTTACTGAATCTGGCGGGGAAATTCAAATTGCTATAAGTGATAACGGAAATGGAATTACTCCCAGCAAGCTAACAGAGCTACAGCAAATGCTTCAAGTCAGTATGAGAATGGATGAACCTCCTTCTTCGGTAGGCCTATGTAATGTGAATGAACGAATTAAACTTTATTATGGGACTGAATATGGATTGACGATCGCTAGTGAAGTAAATAAAGGAACAATAGTCATCATGAATATACCAGTCGTAAGGGAGAGTACTAATAATGCACAATATACTTATCGTGGATGA
- a CDS encoding sensor histidine kinase, which produces MARELKQLEQMRQDFVSNVSHEIQTPLTSISGFAKALQNNDLIMEEERSEYLDIIIAESERLSRLSDNLLKLASLDSEHHPFNADSFNLDEQIRTIVVTCEPQWSAKGIVIDLELPEAVKIKGDEDQLKQVWMNLLSNSIKFTPEGGNIRISIDDSAADVSVTVSDNGIGISPEEFNTVFQRFYKIDKSRNGNNNGNGLGLAIVKKIVSLHQGNIEVDGAVGAGTTIIVRLPHK; this is translated from the coding sequence ATGGCCAGGGAGCTGAAGCAGCTGGAACAGATGAGGCAGGATTTCGTATCCAACGTGTCTCATGAAATTCAGACACCGCTTACGTCTATTTCCGGCTTTGCTAAGGCATTGCAGAACAATGATCTAATCATGGAAGAGGAACGTTCTGAATATCTTGATATCATCATTGCTGAGAGTGAGCGTCTGTCGAGGTTAAGTGATAATTTGCTGAAGCTCGCTTCCCTGGATTCTGAACATCATCCTTTTAACGCAGATTCCTTCAATCTTGACGAGCAGATTAGAACCATCGTTGTGACCTGTGAGCCACAATGGTCAGCCAAAGGCATCGTTATCGATCTTGAGCTGCCGGAAGCTGTCAAAATTAAGGGTGATGAAGATCAGCTGAAGCAAGTATGGATGAATTTGCTTAGCAACAGCATCAAGTTCACACCGGAAGGCGGGAACATCCGCATCAGTATAGATGACAGTGCAGCAGATGTATCGGTCACCGTCAGTGATAACGGGATCGGGATTTCCCCGGAAGAGTTCAACACCGTATTCCAAAGATTTTATAAAATAGACAAGTCACGGAATGGAAACAACAATGGCAATGGCTTGGGACTTGCAATCGTTAAAAAAATTGTCTCCCTGCATCAGGGAAACATAGAAGTGGACGGTGCGGTTGGAGCGGGAACGACGATTATCGTCAGGTTGCCCCATAAGTGA
- a CDS encoding TetR/AcrR family transcriptional regulator, with protein sequence MNLREKQMQMTREIIKDTALSLFCAQGIERTDMAQIAEQAGISRRTLYHHYKDKEELAAQIYALNLERMFGQLLFDFDFEHPVQSLENILDKYLALRDHQEALIYYDAIFGVYYSTLSKNPAELPDFKQAMEGWYSRLILLETISVAPEEKNKWLDILHKSTHLYFMYLQKAVIITHQRGGVVTEEDRVMDRQFKDFIMFGVRQSKNETNP encoded by the coding sequence ATGAATTTGCGGGAAAAGCAAATGCAAATGACAAGGGAGATCATTAAGGATACAGCGCTTAGCTTATTCTGTGCTCAAGGTATTGAGCGCACGGATATGGCACAGATTGCGGAACAAGCCGGCATCTCCCGGCGTACTTTGTATCATCATTATAAGGACAAAGAAGAATTAGCCGCTCAAATTTATGCCCTTAATCTGGAGCGAATGTTTGGACAGCTGCTGTTTGATTTTGATTTTGAACACCCTGTACAGTCATTGGAGAACATTCTCGATAAATATCTGGCGTTAAGAGATCATCAGGAAGCCCTGATCTACTATGATGCCATTTTTGGAGTTTACTACAGCACGCTTTCCAAAAATCCCGCGGAACTTCCTGACTTTAAGCAGGCTATGGAAGGCTGGTATTCACGGTTAATTCTCCTTGAGACAATTTCAGTCGCTCCGGAGGAAAAAAATAAGTGGCTGGACATTCTGCACAAGTCCACCCACCTGTATTTCATGTATTTACAAAAAGCCGTCATTATTACTCATCAGCGGGGGGGTGTGGTTACGGAGGAAGATCGGGTTATGGACCGGCAATTCAAGGATTTCATTATGTTTGGCGTACGGCAATCCAAGAATGAGACAAACCCTTAA
- a CDS encoding pectin acetylesterase-family hydrolase, producing the protein MRKMRKITIFTGIGLFSLVLIAMFAISAFVIKRPATTTPVIADVKPYKWNKVTLDGNVISSDGSEYFLWNKKGENNNWIIFFSGGGASWDAQSAAHPIKLMNFIKGGDTGNYFPNIPFYMLTLLRGMMDTDNPANPFHGWNVVYLPYSTGDFHIGNRTVEYKKEDGSPFTMRYNGSNNVRSSLDWIYANVDKPGKLLIAGESAGGFGSAFWAPEIASHYKDSEIFQYSDSSFLKSDKWPNVVNQEWQADFGKNFGYAPEADIIGAAFKANGHLLPANAIILQSYSVFDEILIHFQNNINDYKGPRDQSIINEWSQEMRQSVSSLAATLPNYYYYLTDYGLNAKTGTTPHTFATRETFFQAEQDSVKLLNWLGDAINRQNPYSVGSKFLMNSKPAQK; encoded by the coding sequence ATGAGAAAAATGAGGAAAATCACAATATTCACAGGTATTGGGTTATTCAGCCTTGTTTTGATTGCCATGTTTGCAATCAGCGCTTTTGTAATCAAAAGACCGGCGACTACCACCCCCGTAATCGCGGATGTGAAGCCTTACAAGTGGAATAAAGTCACGCTAGACGGAAATGTCATATCAAGTGATGGATCAGAGTATTTTTTGTGGAATAAAAAGGGTGAAAATAATAACTGGATCATCTTCTTTTCCGGGGGCGGGGCCAGCTGGGATGCCCAAAGTGCCGCACACCCCATCAAGCTTATGAACTTTATTAAAGGTGGAGATACAGGCAACTATTTCCCCAACATCCCCTTCTATATGCTTACATTGCTGAGAGGCATGATGGATACGGATAACCCTGCCAATCCATTTCATGGCTGGAATGTGGTCTACCTTCCCTATTCGACCGGTGACTTCCATATCGGCAACCGCACAGTTGAATATAAAAAAGAGGACGGCAGCCCCTTTACTATGCGTTATAACGGCAGCAATAATGTGCGAAGCAGCCTCGATTGGATATATGCCAACGTGGATAAACCCGGCAAACTACTGATTGCTGGCGAAAGTGCTGGTGGATTCGGATCCGCTTTTTGGGCTCCTGAGATCGCCTCTCATTACAAGGACTCTGAGATCTTCCAATATTCAGACAGTTCCTTCCTGAAATCAGACAAGTGGCCAAATGTTGTGAATCAGGAATGGCAAGCAGACTTCGGGAAGAACTTCGGATATGCCCCTGAAGCGGATATCATCGGGGCAGCTTTTAAAGCGAACGGCCATCTACTTCCTGCAAATGCGATAATATTGCAATCCTACTCGGTATTTGACGAGATTCTAATCCACTTTCAGAACAACATCAACGATTACAAGGGGCCAAGAGATCAAAGCATCATTAATGAGTGGTCACAGGAAATGCGGCAATCTGTTTCTTCTTTGGCAGCCACTTTACCTAATTATTATTACTATCTCACCGACTATGGACTGAACGCTAAGACGGGTACAACTCCGCACACTTTTGCCACCAGAGAGACCTTCTTTCAGGCTGAACAGGATAGTGTGAAGCTTCTGAATTGGTTAGGTGATGCGATCAACCGGCAGAACCCCTATTCAGTGGGCAGCAAATTCCTCATGAATTCGAAGCCAGCTCAGAAATAG
- a CDS encoding ornithine cyclodeaminase, whose protein sequence is MLYLNDRDIREVGLDWPSLVESIETTVRILDSGDYAQPVKPYLRYKNPQNRIIAMPAYVGGNVNAAGIKWISSFPDNIQVGLPRAHSIIVLNDPITGEPISVLSSPLPSIVRTASISGLMIGHFLQARSLERIHLGIIGWGPIGQYHFQMVMALYGDRVERIRIFDIREVDLSDISSIYKDRIEVEETWAGVYRKSNIFITCTVSNHRYIDMLPAEGSLLLNISLRDYKPEALASVKAIIVDDWDEVCRENTDIQQLHLKHGLTRADTRMITDVVSRHCLNELRADEPIFFCPMGMAVFDIATAVYFVKKAREKGIGTELQ, encoded by the coding sequence ATGCTGTATTTAAACGATCGGGACATCCGGGAGGTGGGGCTTGATTGGCCTTCTCTCGTGGAATCGATAGAAACTACGGTGCGCATACTTGATTCTGGAGATTACGCGCAGCCCGTAAAACCTTACCTAAGGTATAAGAATCCTCAAAATCGTATTATTGCAATGCCCGCATACGTAGGGGGGAACGTGAACGCAGCAGGGATCAAATGGATTTCCAGCTTCCCGGATAATATCCAGGTTGGTCTTCCCCGCGCGCATAGCATCATTGTCTTGAATGATCCCATTACGGGCGAGCCTATATCCGTCCTAAGCTCTCCGCTCCCCAGCATCGTAAGGACAGCTTCCATCAGTGGACTGATGATTGGTCACTTTTTGCAGGCTCGTTCACTTGAACGGATTCATCTTGGCATTATCGGCTGGGGACCAATCGGGCAATATCATTTTCAAATGGTTATGGCATTGTACGGAGATCGAGTTGAACGTATCCGCATCTTTGATATAAGGGAAGTAGATTTGTCAGACATCTCATCTATATATAAGGATAGGATAGAAGTGGAGGAGACGTGGGCGGGCGTTTATCGAAAGTCCAATATCTTTATCACCTGTACCGTATCCAATCATAGATATATCGATATGCTTCCGGCGGAAGGTAGTCTTCTATTGAATATTTCACTGCGTGATTATAAGCCTGAGGCATTAGCTTCGGTGAAGGCCATAATCGTCGACGACTGGGATGAGGTGTGCCGCGAGAATACTGACATACAGCAGCTCCATCTGAAACATGGGTTAACTCGTGCCGATACCCGAATGATTACCGATGTTGTCTCGCGCCATTGCCTGAATGAACTCAGAGCAGATGAGCCGATTTTCTTTTGTCCGATGGGGATGGCGGTTTTTGATATCGCAACAGCGGTATACTTCGTGAAAAAGGCGAGAGAAAAAGGGATCGGGACTGAGCTACAGTAA
- a CDS encoding alpha-mannosidase — MFLTKRKLNSQLNEISEYRYRDRIHIPFFNSMIDEQGEIAAEPPVDGEWSELRVGDTWKGRDLYLWLTTNIDVPATWAGRRVLGRFDFGETGAGNNSGFESLFFFNGKPYQGVDSNHTEVFLPNETVGTQLPLTFRLWSGLEGGGPKKDQTHGIRMAEICWLDEPTDDFYFTALAVVETLNVLDAKTPEYTQLMSTVDRSFLLIDWSRPGSDNFYASIGEARNYLRDEINKMEKSSPVTVTCIGHTHIDVAWLWQLKHTREKCARSFSTVLRLMEMFPDYTFLQTQPQLYEYIKNDYPEIYENIRERVAEGRWEAGGGMWLEADCNLTSGESLVRQLLYGTRFLRNEFGVECDYLWLPDVFGYSWSLPQILKKSGINTFMTTKISWNQYNRMPHDTFQWRGIDGTEVLTHFITTPEPWSEEDSWFYTYNGRIIPKTVKGIWDTYRDKEVNRNLLLSYGYGDGGGGVNREMLEMRRRLNDLPGLPKIETGTAGDYFRNLQETVANTDRYVHVWDGELYLEYHRGTYTSQAYNKRMNRKLELLYREAEWLNTLQSVMTGDWSNYRQTDLDEGWRIILRNQFHDIIPGSSIREVYEDSTIEYAQAEAIGQSVWEQSSKALVSGNEAGKYTIWNNAAWELTELVEITVEAGMETGHWISSEGKQLQAQREGDRWIVEVSNIPSLGYTTISFVEDVNSESLSAPFKLNESGISTPHFEIEWNEQGQLVSIYDINEQRQVLANGSHGNVFQVFEDKPLAHEAWDIDIYYQQKKREVTDCRSIEVIEKGSLRCVVQFTWSYMDSTIKQQMILHAHHRRIDFVTKVDWHERQQLMKVAFPVAIRATEATYDIQFGNVTRPTHWNTSWDYARFETVGHQWADLSDRGYGVSLLNDCKYGYDIKDNVMRLSLIKSATHPDPEADQGEHTFTYSILPHTGDWLQGDTVRQAWSVNNPLRSTMGQAEVATKSLIRLSTQTVMVSAIKKSEDGQKLIVRVHDYSGSRQQIDMTSDLNIISWQECNLMERPEGEVHTEPVITFILEPYELKTFEIEAEKLIK, encoded by the coding sequence ATGTTTCTAACCAAACGCAAACTCAACTCCCAACTAAACGAAATTTCCGAATATCGTTACCGGGATCGTATACACATTCCTTTTTTCAACTCAATGATTGACGAACAAGGTGAAATTGCAGCCGAACCGCCCGTGGATGGAGAATGGTCTGAGCTACGAGTTGGCGATACCTGGAAAGGCCGCGATTTGTATTTATGGCTAACGACAAATATAGACGTACCCGCCACTTGGGCAGGCCGTAGAGTACTGGGTCGATTTGATTTTGGCGAGACGGGTGCTGGAAACAACTCCGGATTTGAATCCTTATTCTTTTTCAACGGCAAACCCTATCAAGGTGTAGATTCCAATCATACCGAAGTGTTCTTGCCAAATGAAACGGTAGGCACTCAGCTTCCACTGACCTTCCGGTTATGGTCGGGACTCGAAGGAGGCGGCCCTAAAAAGGATCAGACACATGGCATTCGCATGGCTGAAATTTGTTGGCTGGATGAACCAACGGATGATTTCTATTTTACCGCGCTTGCTGTAGTTGAGACGCTGAACGTACTCGATGCCAAAACTCCAGAATATACACAACTTATGAGTACAGTGGACCGCTCCTTTCTTCTGATCGACTGGTCTCGCCCAGGTTCAGACAACTTCTACGCTTCGATCGGGGAAGCCCGCAATTATTTGCGTGATGAAATTAATAAAATGGAGAAGTCCTCACCCGTCACCGTTACCTGTATTGGCCATACCCATATTGATGTGGCTTGGTTGTGGCAATTGAAACACACCCGTGAGAAATGTGCGCGTTCCTTCTCAACCGTACTACGTCTGATGGAAATGTTCCCGGACTATACCTTTTTACAGACTCAGCCGCAACTCTATGAATATATCAAAAATGACTATCCAGAAATCTACGAAAATATTCGTGAACGTGTGGCTGAAGGACGCTGGGAAGCTGGCGGCGGCATGTGGCTTGAAGCAGATTGCAACTTGACCTCAGGAGAGTCTCTAGTCCGTCAATTACTGTATGGAACTCGCTTCTTACGTAATGAATTTGGGGTTGAATGTGACTATTTATGGCTGCCGGACGTATTTGGCTACAGCTGGTCCTTGCCACAAATCCTAAAAAAATCAGGAATTAATACCTTCATGACCACAAAAATTAGCTGGAATCAATATAACCGGATGCCACATGATACCTTTCAATGGCGTGGGATTGATGGCACAGAGGTGTTAACACATTTTATTACAACGCCAGAGCCTTGGTCCGAAGAAGATTCTTGGTTCTACACTTATAATGGCCGGATTATTCCTAAGACTGTAAAAGGAATTTGGGATACCTATCGGGATAAAGAAGTGAATCGCAATCTGTTACTTTCTTACGGATATGGCGATGGTGGCGGGGGTGTGAACCGTGAAATGCTAGAGATGCGCCGTCGGCTAAACGATCTTCCCGGTCTGCCGAAGATTGAAACAGGAACAGCGGGAGACTACTTCCGTAACTTGCAAGAAACTGTTGCAAATACGGATCGTTATGTCCATGTATGGGATGGCGAGCTTTACTTAGAATATCACCGCGGCACCTACACAAGCCAAGCCTACAATAAGCGGATGAACCGTAAGCTTGAACTGCTATACCGTGAGGCGGAATGGCTAAATACACTGCAAAGTGTGATGACAGGTGACTGGTCGAACTATCGTCAGACCGATTTAGACGAGGGCTGGAGAATTATTTTGCGCAACCAATTCCATGATATTATTCCGGGCTCTTCGATTCGTGAAGTATATGAAGACAGTACGATTGAATATGCACAAGCAGAAGCAATAGGTCAGTCTGTCTGGGAGCAATCCAGTAAGGCACTTGTGAGCGGAAATGAAGCCGGTAAATATACGATCTGGAACAATGCTGCTTGGGAGCTGACAGAACTCGTAGAAATTACTGTTGAAGCCGGGATGGAAACAGGACATTGGATAAGCTCAGAAGGAAAACAACTACAAGCTCAACGTGAAGGTGACCGCTGGATCGTTGAAGTATCTAACATTCCTTCTCTCGGATACACAACCATTTCCTTCGTAGAAGATGTGAATTCCGAGTCTCTAAGCGCTCCATTCAAGCTAAATGAATCAGGAATTTCAACGCCTCACTTCGAAATTGAATGGAACGAACAAGGTCAATTAGTATCCATCTATGATATAAATGAACAAAGACAAGTATTAGCAAACGGAAGTCACGGTAACGTGTTCCAAGTGTTTGAAGATAAACCCCTAGCCCATGAAGCTTGGGACATTGACATCTACTATCAGCAAAAGAAACGTGAAGTCACCGACTGCCGCAGCATTGAAGTCATAGAAAAGGGTTCACTGCGATGTGTTGTACAATTCACATGGAGTTATATGGATTCCACGATTAAGCAGCAAATGATCTTACATGCACACCATCGTCGTATCGATTTCGTGACGAAGGTAGACTGGCATGAGCGACAACAGCTAATGAAAGTAGCTTTCCCTGTTGCGATACGAGCTACCGAAGCCACTTATGATATCCAGTTCGGTAATGTTACGCGTCCAACACATTGGAACACTAGCTGGGATTACGCTAGATTCGAGACTGTGGGGCATCAGTGGGCGGATTTATCAGATCGTGGTTATGGCGTTAGCTTGCTGAACGACTGCAAATACGGTTATGACATCAAGGATAATGTGATGCGTCTATCCTTAATCAAATCGGCAACGCACCCTGACCCTGAAGCGGATCAAGGCGAACATACTTTCACCTACTCTATCCTGCCTCATACTGGGGATTGGCTACAGGGTGACACCGTCCGTCAAGCTTGGTCCGTCAACAACCCTCTACGGAGCACCATGGGTCAAGCAGAAGTAGCAACCAAGTCGCTTATTCGCCTTTCTACTCAAACGGTTATGGTTTCTGCGATTAAGAAGTCTGAGGATGGTCAAAAATTAATCGTACGTGTGCACGACTATTCCGGAAGCCGCCAGCAAATTGATATGACTAGCGACTTGAATATTATTTCGTGGCAAGAGTGTAATCTAATGGAGCGTCCTGAAGGGGAAGTCCACACTGAACCTGTCATTACTTTTATACTTGAACCTTACGAACTAAAAACATTTGAAATCGAAGCAGAGAAATTAATAAAGTAA